A genomic window from Maylandia zebra isolate NMK-2024a linkage group LG20, Mzebra_GT3a, whole genome shotgun sequence includes:
- the rbp7a gene encoding retinoid-binding protein 7a, with translation MPASLSGKWEMISNVNFDDYMIALGISASLRKIAAKLTLKKTIERQEDQFVVKTTSTFRNYTVTFKVGQEFNEFTKGLDNRHLKSLVRWEGNKLICEQTGEKKNRGWTHWIEDDKLHLELFCEGQVCKQVYKNVSKTREEE, from the exons ATGCCTGCCAGCCTGAGTGGCAAATGGGAGATGATCAGCAATGTCAACTTTGACGACTACATGATTGCGCTGG GCATAAGCGCTTCCTTACGAAAAATTGCTGCAAAACTTACCTTAAAGAAAACAATTGAGCGGCAGGAGGACCAGTTCGTCGTCAAAACCACGAGCACTTTCCGAAACTACACGGTCACCTTCAAAGTGGGCCAGGAATTTAACGAGTTTACAAAGGGACTAGACAACAGACACCTGAAG TCACTCGTGAGATGGGAGGGGAACAAACTAATATGTGAACAGACTGGAGAGAAGAAGAACAGGGGATGGACTCACTGGATTGAAGATGACAAGCTTCATCTG GAGCTGTTCTGTGAAGGACAAGTCTGCAAGCAGGTTTATAAGAACGTTTCAAAGACGAGAGAAGAAGAATGA